One Fontisphaera persica DNA window includes the following coding sequences:
- a CDS encoding ABC transporter permease has translation MGKYWQVLKVGIQNTLVYRVNFLFRATFALVPLTAMVMLWKTIYAGAAGGAVGAYDLAQMISYYLLVTVTDALTAVTEDDWQIAADIKDGLISQFLLKPMDYLWYRLSLFVSGRLVYTAVAATPVTLFILWHREYFVLPPDAATALCFAVSVALTALLNFLTSFTMALLAFWVLEVATFIFILFALEYLAGGHLFPIDILPPGLAEALMYTPFPYMLYFPISVYLGRVQHEALWGGLAMQACWVVAAYALARLVWARGIRRYSAVGG, from the coding sequence ATGGGCAAATATTGGCAGGTGCTGAAAGTGGGCATCCAGAACACCCTGGTGTACCGGGTGAACTTTCTGTTTCGCGCCACTTTTGCGCTGGTGCCGTTGACGGCCATGGTGATGTTGTGGAAAACCATTTACGCCGGCGCCGCGGGCGGCGCCGTGGGCGCCTATGACCTGGCCCAGATGATTTCCTATTACCTGCTGGTCACCGTCACCGATGCCCTGACCGCGGTCACCGAGGATGACTGGCAGATTGCCGCCGACATCAAGGACGGTCTCATCAGCCAGTTTTTGCTCAAGCCCATGGACTATTTATGGTACCGGCTGAGCCTGTTTGTTTCGGGCCGCCTCGTTTATACGGCGGTGGCGGCAACCCCCGTCACGTTGTTCATCCTGTGGCATCGGGAATACTTCGTCCTGCCGCCCGACGCCGCCACCGCCCTCTGTTTTGCCGTCTCGGTGGCGCTGACCGCCCTGCTGAATTTTCTGACGTCCTTCACCATGGCGTTGCTGGCGTTTTGGGTGCTGGAAGTGGCCACGTTCATTTTCATTCTGTTCGCGTTGGAATATCTGGCAGGCGGTCATTTGTTTCCCATTGACATCCTGCCGCCGGGCCTGGCCGAAGCCCTGATGTACACCCCCTTTCCTTACATGCTCTATTTCCCCATCAGCGTTTATCTGGGGCGGGTGCAGCATGAAGCGCTGTGGGGCGGCCTGGCCATGCAGGCGTGCTGGGTGGTGGCCGCCTATGCGCTGGCCCGCCTGGTTTGGGCCCGGGGCATTCGCCGCTACAGCGCGGTGGGAGGTTGA
- the gatB gene encoding Asp-tRNA(Asn)/Glu-tRNA(Gln) amidotransferase subunit GatB, whose protein sequence is MEYEAVIGLETHVQLKTRSKMWCGCANAFGAPPNTHVCPVCLGLPGVLPVANEEALRLTVLTGLLLNCEIPARAKFDRKNYFYPDMPKNYQITQYDLPSTRQGYLDFEFEGRVVRVRITRAHLEEDVGKSFHFERFSGVDFNRAGVPLLEIVSEPDLSSADMAYAYLNALKETLIQGGISDCDMEKGMVRCDVNVSLRPRGATTLGAKIEIKNMNSFSGVRRALEYEIQRQMDVLAAGGTLRQETRRWDDVAGITEPMRTKEEAHDYRYFPEPDLMPLAPTEAWMAEVRARLVELPLARKQRFMREYQLPASDAETFKNDKPLADYYERLAVQTPHKKTLANWVINNLRAQMSATGTGLEQLRFTPAALLKLVDLVETGKLSSKAAQEVFGEMFQTGQDPAHIMEQKGLVQVSDAAALEALCEQAIAENPRAVADYRAGKAAALNALKGCVMKLSKGKANPAVAGEILERKLKAQ, encoded by the coding sequence ATGGAATACGAAGCGGTGATTGGCCTGGAAACGCATGTCCAGCTCAAAACCCGGTCCAAGATGTGGTGTGGCTGCGCCAATGCCTTTGGCGCGCCGCCCAATACGCACGTATGCCCGGTGTGCCTGGGGCTGCCCGGGGTGTTGCCGGTGGCCAACGAGGAAGCCCTGCGTCTCACGGTGCTCACCGGGCTGCTGTTGAACTGTGAAATCCCGGCGCGCGCAAAGTTTGACCGGAAGAATTATTTTTACCCGGACATGCCCAAGAATTACCAGATTACCCAGTATGATTTGCCTTCCACGCGGCAGGGGTATCTGGATTTTGAATTCGAGGGCCGCGTGGTGCGCGTGCGCATCACCCGGGCGCATCTGGAGGAGGACGTGGGGAAGAGTTTTCATTTTGAGCGGTTCAGCGGGGTGGACTTCAACCGGGCGGGCGTGCCGCTGCTGGAAATTGTGAGCGAGCCGGACCTTTCCAGCGCGGACATGGCCTACGCCTATTTGAACGCGCTGAAAGAAACACTCATCCAGGGCGGCATCAGTGATTGCGACATGGAAAAGGGGATGGTGCGGTGCGATGTGAACGTGAGCCTTCGCCCCCGCGGCGCCACCACGCTGGGGGCCAAGATTGAAATCAAAAACATGAACTCCTTCAGTGGTGTGCGGCGCGCGCTGGAGTACGAGATTCAGCGCCAGATGGATGTGCTGGCGGCGGGCGGCACGTTGCGCCAGGAGACCCGCCGCTGGGATGACGTGGCCGGCATCACCGAACCCATGCGCACCAAGGAAGAGGCGCATGATTACCGTTATTTTCCGGAGCCGGACCTCATGCCGCTGGCGCCCACCGAGGCCTGGATGGCCGAAGTGCGCGCCCGGCTGGTGGAGCTGCCGCTGGCCCGCAAACAGCGTTTCATGCGGGAGTATCAACTGCCGGCCTCCGATGCCGAAACCTTCAAAAACGACAAACCACTGGCGGATTACTACGAACGGCTGGCGGTCCAGACGCCCCACAAAAAGACGCTGGCCAACTGGGTCATCAACAATTTGCGCGCCCAGATGAGCGCCACCGGCACGGGCCTGGAGCAGCTTCGGTTCACCCCGGCGGCCTTGCTGAAGCTGGTGGATTTGGTGGAAACTGGGAAGCTGAGCAGCAAAGCCGCGCAGGAGGTGTTTGGGGAAATGTTCCAAACCGGCCAGGACCCCGCGCACATCATGGAACAAAAGGGCCTGGTGCAGGTCAGCGATGCCGCGGCCCTTGAAGCGTTGTGCGAGCAGGCCATTGCGGAAAATCCGCGCGCCGTGGCTGATTACCGCGCGGGCAAGGCGGCGGCCTTGAACGCCTTGAAGGGCTGCGTGATGAAGCTGAGCAAGGGGAAGGCCAATCCCGCGGTGGCCGGCGAAATCCTGGAACGGAAACTCAAGGCCCAATAA
- a CDS encoding NUDIX hydrolase: MPDEMFDVVNEQDEVVGQAPRREVHARRWRHRAVHVLVFNRRGEIFLQKRSLRKDNHPGVWDSSASGHLDAGEDYDHAAVREAEEEIGLRLSSPPARLFKVSACPETGMEFVWVYRCEAEGPFSLNSEEIDEGRWFAAEAVDRWLAEAPQEFAPTFPLIWREWRRRTGAG, encoded by the coding sequence ATGCCGGACGAAATGTTTGATGTGGTCAACGAGCAGGATGAGGTGGTGGGCCAGGCCCCGCGGCGGGAGGTGCACGCACGCCGCTGGCGCCACCGGGCGGTGCATGTGTTGGTCTTCAACCGGCGCGGCGAGATTTTTTTGCAAAAACGCAGCCTGCGCAAAGACAACCACCCCGGCGTATGGGATTCTTCCGCCTCCGGCCATCTGGATGCCGGCGAAGATTACGACCACGCGGCTGTGCGGGAGGCGGAGGAGGAAATTGGCTTGCGCCTTTCATCCCCCCCAGCCCGGCTTTTCAAGGTTTCCGCCTGTCCCGAAACCGGCATGGAGTTCGTTTGGGTGTACCGCTGCGAGGCCGAAGGCCCGTTTTCCTTGAATTCAGAGGAAATTGACGAAGGCCGCTGGTTTGCGGCGGAAGCCGTGGACCGCTGGCTCGCCGAGGCCCCCCAGGAGTTTGCCCCCACCTTTCCCCTCATCTGGCGGGAATGGCGCCGTCGCACGGGGGCAGGTTGA
- a CDS encoding DUF4038 domain-containing protein, producing MKPHSMWARSIFATWRCAGCLWWLSGVLGLLCAAPRPPLVPQWDQHELVLTSTKNYTNPVQEAALTAIFVSPQGERLRVPGFWDGGRTWRVRFMPRTPGPWTWQTECTDAANRGLHGVAGRFICSAARSAGGSRFAQHGPIRVSPDGRYLVHDDMTPFFWLADTAWNGPLRATDAEWEYYVQTRARQKFTAVQWVTTQWRAAPDGNREGELAYTGRERIAVNPAFFQKLDRRVEVMHRAGLLSVPVLLWAIQGGSNPQINPGVSLPEDQAILLARYMVARWQARAVVWILNGDGDYRGEKAARWQRIGRGVFGDIAHAPVTCHPGGRMWVRQEFIQEPWYDLVGYQSGHNDRDDNLRWITSGPAAREWRLPPFKPFISLEAPYENHVGGAAGPMGAEVVRRAHYWSLLNAPTAGITYGGHGIWGWDDGTRPPVDHPNTGVPLPWREALMMPGAQQMTVLADFFQSLDFWRLRPAPEVLASQPGLAQPRRFIAAARSERNDFMVIYVPEDRVVELQLAALTSMKGSPVLTWVNPRNGERRAAVAVLGPTTCQVPTPEPGDWLLLVTTQ from the coding sequence ATGAAACCGCATTCGATGTGGGCAAGGAGCATCTTCGCAACGTGGCGGTGCGCAGGGTGTTTGTGGTGGTTATCGGGAGTTCTGGGCTTGTTGTGCGCCGCCCCGCGCCCGCCGCTGGTGCCGCAATGGGACCAACACGAGCTTGTCCTGACCAGCACCAAAAACTACACCAACCCCGTGCAGGAAGCCGCGCTGACGGCCATTTTCGTCTCCCCTCAGGGCGAGCGCCTGCGCGTGCCCGGATTCTGGGACGGCGGCCGCACGTGGCGGGTGCGGTTCATGCCGCGCACTCCCGGCCCATGGACCTGGCAAACCGAGTGTACCGATGCCGCCAATCGCGGCTTGCACGGCGTGGCGGGCCGTTTCATCTGCTCCGCTGCGCGCAGCGCCGGCGGCAGCCGCTTCGCCCAACACGGCCCGATTCGTGTTTCTCCGGATGGGCGATATTTGGTGCACGATGACATGACCCCCTTTTTCTGGCTGGCCGATACCGCCTGGAATGGCCCGCTGAGAGCCACGGATGCCGAATGGGAGTATTATGTGCAAACCCGTGCGCGGCAAAAGTTTACCGCTGTTCAATGGGTCACCACGCAATGGCGCGCCGCCCCTGACGGCAACCGTGAAGGCGAGCTGGCTTACACCGGCAGGGAGCGCATTGCCGTCAACCCGGCCTTTTTCCAGAAGTTGGACCGCCGCGTGGAGGTCATGCATCGGGCCGGTTTGTTGAGCGTGCCGGTGCTTTTGTGGGCCATTCAGGGCGGCTCCAATCCGCAAATCAATCCGGGTGTTTCCTTGCCGGAAGACCAGGCCATCCTGCTGGCCCGTTACATGGTGGCTCGCTGGCAGGCTCGTGCGGTGGTCTGGATACTGAATGGCGACGGCGATTACCGGGGCGAAAAGGCGGCCAGGTGGCAGCGCATTGGGCGGGGGGTGTTTGGCGACATTGCCCATGCCCCCGTGACCTGCCATCCCGGCGGGCGCATGTGGGTGCGGCAGGAGTTTATTCAGGAGCCGTGGTATGACCTGGTGGGTTATCAAAGCGGCCACAATGACCGGGACGACAACCTGCGCTGGATTACCAGCGGCCCGGCGGCCCGGGAATGGCGGCTGCCGCCGTTCAAACCGTTCATCAGTCTGGAAGCGCCCTATGAGAATCACGTCGGCGGGGCGGCTGGTCCCATGGGGGCCGAGGTGGTCCGCCGGGCGCACTACTGGTCGCTCCTCAACGCCCCCACCGCCGGCATCACTTACGGCGGGCACGGCATCTGGGGCTGGGACGATGGGACCCGCCCGCCGGTGGACCATCCCAATACCGGCGTCCCGCTGCCGTGGCGGGAGGCCTTGATGATGCCCGGCGCCCAGCAGATGACGGTGCTGGCCGACTTTTTCCAGAGCCTTGATTTCTGGCGGCTTCGCCCGGCGCCGGAGGTGCTGGCGTCCCAACCGGGGCTGGCACAGCCGCGCCGGTTCATTGCTGCGGCCCGCTCCGAGCGCAACGATTTCATGGTTATTTACGTGCCGGAAGACCGGGTGGTGGAATTGCAGCTCGCCGCGCTAACCAGCATGAAAGGTTCACCGGTGCTTACCTGGGTCAACCCCCGCAATGGTGAGCGCCGCGCCGCGGTGGCCGTGCTTGGCCCTACCACCTGCCAGGTGCCCACCCCCGAACCCGGGGACTGGCTGCTGCTGGTGACAACGCAATAG
- a CDS encoding sodium-translocating pyrophosphatase, producing the protein MINVNNKKLAWTLVLTGLGAATAAASEASLVLPDLRTVNFPSLGGATGYTLMLCGILVCALAAVFGIWQYQRTKALPVHDSMRNVSNIIWETCKSYLIQQGKFLAILWVLIGICIAYYFGFLTEHKDAAGQVHKGMGVGKVVVILLASILGILGSYGVAWFGMRINTQANSRSAFAALRGLPWAPLAIPMRSGMSVGLLLITVELFFMISILIFLPADLTGPCFIGFAIGESLGASALRICGGIFTKIADIGSDLMKIVFKLPEDDPKNPGVIADCTGDNAGDSVGPTADGFETYGVTGVALITFLALTLGLTPACAVLITWIFVMRIMMIITSLVAYFVNDAIFTSKYSESKDFHPEKPLTWLVWLTSAISIVLTFVVSKLMLGNFSIDGKALPDLWWVLSVIISCGTAAGALIPEFTKIFTSTEARHTKEIVTASRQGGSSLNILSGFVAGNFSAFWEGLLMLVLMLIAAVIAGNQDLLAIMPKGIEFAGPIFAFGLVAFGFLGMGPVTIAVDSFGPVSDNAQSVYELSQIESVPNIEKDIEKNFGFKPDFKAAKHNLEKNDGAGNTFKATAKPVLIGTAVVGALTMLFAIILLLDKEFGDVVKNLSLVQPQVVLGFLMGGAVIYWFTGASCQAVVTGAYRAVVYIKENMDLSAKAASIQDSKEVVKICTIYAQKGMFNIFVAIFCLSLALAFFDPYFFIGYLISIAFFGLYQAIFMANAGGAWDNAKKIVEVDLRQKGTDLHAATVVGDTVGDPFKDTSSVAMNPIIKFTTLFGLLATEIAVAMQKGGKAGLKLGIGITLFIIALIFVYRSFYGMRIPEDK; encoded by the coding sequence ATGATTAACGTTAATAATAAGAAATTGGCTTGGACATTGGTCCTGACGGGCCTCGGCGCGGCGACGGCTGCCGCGAGTGAGGCATCACTGGTGCTGCCGGATTTGCGGACGGTGAACTTCCCCTCCCTGGGAGGCGCCACCGGCTACACGCTGATGTTGTGCGGCATTCTCGTCTGCGCGCTGGCAGCGGTGTTTGGCATCTGGCAATACCAGCGCACCAAGGCCCTGCCGGTGCATGATTCGATGCGCAACGTCTCGAACATCATCTGGGAGACGTGCAAAAGCTATCTGATTCAGCAGGGCAAATTCCTGGCCATCCTCTGGGTGCTGATTGGCATCTGCATCGCCTACTACTTTGGCTTCCTGACCGAGCACAAGGACGCCGCCGGCCAGGTGCACAAGGGCATGGGCGTGGGCAAGGTGGTGGTCATCCTGCTGGCCTCCATCCTCGGCATCCTGGGCAGCTACGGCGTGGCCTGGTTCGGCATGCGCATCAACACGCAGGCCAACAGCCGCTCGGCCTTTGCCGCCCTGCGCGGGCTGCCGTGGGCGCCGCTGGCCATCCCCATGCGCTCGGGCATGAGCGTGGGCCTGCTGCTCATCACCGTGGAGCTGTTCTTCATGATCAGCATTTTGATTTTCCTGCCCGCCGACCTCACCGGCCCCTGCTTCATCGGCTTCGCCATTGGTGAATCGCTGGGCGCCTCGGCGCTGCGCATCTGCGGCGGCATCTTCACCAAGATTGCCGACATCGGCTCCGACTTGATGAAGATTGTCTTCAAGCTGCCCGAAGACGACCCGAAGAATCCGGGCGTCATTGCGGACTGCACCGGTGACAACGCCGGCGACTCGGTGGGGCCGACGGCGGACGGTTTCGAGACCTACGGCGTGACGGGCGTGGCGCTGATTACCTTCCTGGCGCTGACCCTCGGCTTGACCCCGGCCTGCGCGGTGCTCATCACGTGGATTTTTGTGATGCGCATCATGATGATTATCACCTCGCTGGTGGCCTACTTCGTGAATGACGCCATTTTCACCAGCAAATACAGCGAATCCAAGGATTTCCATCCGGAGAAGCCCCTGACCTGGCTGGTGTGGCTGACCTCGGCGATTTCCATCGTGCTGACCTTCGTGGTGAGCAAGCTCATGCTGGGCAACTTCAGCATTGACGGCAAGGCGCTGCCCGATTTGTGGTGGGTGCTGTCGGTGATCATCTCCTGCGGCACCGCCGCGGGCGCGTTGATCCCCGAGTTCACCAAGATTTTCACCAGCACCGAGGCGCGGCACACCAAGGAAATCGTGACCGCCTCCCGCCAGGGCGGCAGCTCGCTGAACATCCTGTCCGGCTTTGTGGCGGGCAATTTCTCGGCCTTCTGGGAAGGCTTGCTGATGCTGGTGCTGATGCTGATTGCGGCCGTGATTGCCGGCAATCAGGACCTGCTGGCCATCATGCCCAAGGGCATCGAGTTCGCCGGCCCCATCTTCGCGTTTGGTCTGGTGGCCTTCGGCTTCCTGGGCATGGGCCCGGTGACCATCGCCGTGGACAGCTTCGGCCCGGTGTCCGACAACGCCCAGTCCGTCTATGAGCTGAGCCAGATTGAATCGGTGCCCAACATCGAGAAGGACATCGAGAAAAACTTTGGCTTCAAGCCCGACTTCAAGGCGGCCAAGCACAACCTGGAGAAGAACGACGGCGCGGGCAACACCTTCAAGGCCACGGCCAAGCCGGTGCTCATCGGCACGGCGGTGGTGGGCGCGCTGACCATGTTGTTTGCCATCATCCTGCTGCTGGACAAGGAATTCGGCGACGTGGTGAAGAACCTCTCGCTGGTGCAGCCGCAGGTGGTGCTGGGCTTCCTGATGGGTGGCGCGGTGATTTACTGGTTCACGGGCGCCTCCTGCCAGGCGGTGGTCACCGGCGCCTATCGCGCGGTGGTGTACATCAAGGAAAACATGGACCTGAGCGCCAAGGCGGCCTCCATTCAGGACTCCAAGGAAGTGGTGAAAATCTGCACCATCTACGCGCAGAAGGGCATGTTCAACATCTTCGTGGCCATCTTCTGCCTCTCGCTGGCCCTGGCGTTCTTTGACCCCTACTTCTTCATCGGCTACCTCATCTCCATCGCCTTCTTCGGCCTCTATCAGGCCATCTTCATGGCCAATGCCGGCGGCGCGTGGGACAACGCCAAGAAAATCGTCGAAGTGGACCTCCGCCAGAAGGGCACCGACCTCCACGCCGCCACCGTGGTGGGCGACACCGTGGGCGATCCGTTCAAGGACACCAGCTCGGTGGCCATGAATCCCATCATCAAGTTCACCACGCTGTTCGGCCTGCTGGCCACTGAAATCGCCGTGGCCATGCAGAAGGGTGGCAAGGCCGGCCTGAAACTGGGCATCGGCATCACCCTCTTCATCATCGCGCTAATCTTCGTGTACCGCTCCTTCTACGGCATGCGGATTCCGGAAGACAAGTAA
- a CDS encoding sugar phosphate isomerase/epimerase family protein, which translates to MSKTCPQLGLFTAILPDLNLKQIVEFAAREGLSCLEIACWPVGKAERKFAGVTHIDVDTLTEAQADDIRAMCAQSGVTLSGLGYYPNPLDPDAEVSRKAVTHLKKVIRAARRLGLRQVNTFVGRDWTKTVDENWPRFLRVWKPLIAYAEENDVRIGIENCPMLFTRDEWPGGKNLATSPVIWRRMFSDISSPYFGLNYDPSHFILQRMDPISPLAEFKDKLFHLHAKDMQIQQDRLNEVGAFAFPKEWHKPRIPGYGDINWAAFFAKLQEIGYTGPVCIEVEDPTFGQTLEGRQAAIRVARNVLAPFCV; encoded by the coding sequence ATGAGCAAAACCTGTCCGCAACTGGGATTATTCACGGCGATATTGCCGGACCTGAACCTCAAACAAATCGTCGAGTTCGCCGCCCGCGAGGGGCTGAGCTGCCTGGAGATTGCGTGCTGGCCGGTGGGCAAGGCCGAGCGCAAATTTGCGGGGGTTACCCACATTGACGTGGACACGCTGACCGAGGCGCAGGCCGACGACATCCGCGCCATGTGCGCCCAGAGCGGCGTGACCCTTAGTGGGCTGGGGTATTACCCCAATCCGCTGGACCCCGATGCCGAAGTGTCCCGCAAGGCCGTGACGCACCTCAAAAAGGTCATTCGCGCCGCCCGCCGCCTGGGCTTGCGGCAGGTCAACACCTTCGTGGGGCGCGACTGGACCAAAACGGTGGACGAAAACTGGCCGCGCTTTCTGCGGGTGTGGAAGCCGTTGATTGCCTATGCGGAGGAGAACGATGTGCGCATCGGCATTGAGAATTGCCCCATGCTTTTCACCCGCGACGAATGGCCGGGCGGCAAAAACCTTGCCACCTCGCCGGTCATCTGGCGGCGCATGTTCAGTGACATTTCCTCGCCCTATTTTGGGCTGAATTATGACCCATCGCACTTCATCCTCCAGCGCATGGACCCCATCAGCCCGCTGGCGGAATTCAAGGACAAACTCTTTCACCTGCACGCCAAAGACATGCAGATTCAGCAGGACCGCCTGAACGAAGTGGGCGCGTTTGCCTTTCCCAAGGAATGGCACAAGCCGCGCATTCCCGGCTATGGCGACATCAACTGGGCGGCATTTTTCGCCAAGCTGCAGGAGATTGGCTACACCGGCCCGGTGTGCATTGAGGTGGAAGACCCCACTTTTGGCCAGACCCTGGAAGGGCGGCAGGCGGCCATCCGCGTGGCGCGGAATGTACTGGCGCCGTTCTGCGTGTAA
- a CDS encoding GIY-YIG nuclease family protein, translated as MGKTAARQLTLWPPPNLWVARFGPALFRRIPAQPGVYLLGDGQGRLLYVGKAVNLRRRLQSYLHLPLERCSRKTARLIRETHAISWEVLPGAAAALLRENELLRLWKPKFNRLNTRPEQYARVALAQNAAGARVLRWGRGHPPTEASGPWYGAFKGPGRLRDTLRALARLTWCIAAIPPSLHQLPRLAYAEKLPPEIPLPTALPAPLQELALWEDFFAGRRPELLAQLAAHLPPNLPPDVRRMAERDLARLQAFYEAGPRRNRQLSERAGLEGAWIAPDELDDLLALELAQRQNTE; from the coding sequence ATGGGCAAAACCGCCGCCCGCCAACTCACCCTTTGGCCGCCGCCCAACCTGTGGGTGGCGCGCTTCGGGCCGGCCTTGTTTCGCCGCATCCCCGCGCAGCCGGGAGTGTATTTGCTGGGCGACGGCCAGGGCCGGCTGCTGTATGTGGGCAAGGCCGTGAATTTGCGCCGCCGACTGCAAAGCTACCTGCATCTCCCCCTCGAGCGGTGCTCCCGCAAAACCGCCCGCCTGATTCGCGAGACCCACGCCATCTCCTGGGAAGTGTTGCCCGGCGCCGCCGCCGCCCTGCTCCGCGAAAACGAGCTGCTGCGCCTCTGGAAACCCAAATTCAACCGGCTTAACACCCGCCCCGAACAATACGCCCGCGTGGCCCTGGCCCAGAATGCCGCCGGCGCGCGGGTGCTGCGCTGGGGCCGCGGTCATCCGCCCACCGAGGCATCCGGCCCGTGGTATGGCGCCTTCAAAGGGCCGGGACGGTTGCGCGACACCCTGCGCGCCCTGGCCCGGCTGACCTGGTGCATCGCCGCGATTCCCCCTTCCCTCCATCAACTGCCCCGCCTGGCCTACGCGGAAAAGCTTCCCCCGGAAATCCCCCTGCCCACCGCGCTGCCAGCGCCGTTGCAGGAGCTTGCCCTGTGGGAAGATTTCTTTGCCGGCCGCCGGCCAGAATTACTGGCGCAACTGGCCGCCCACCTCCCCCCCAACCTGCCGCCCGATGTGCGCCGCATGGCGGAGCGGGACCTCGCGCGGTTGCAGGCCTTTTATGAAGCCGGTCCCCGCCGCAACCGGCAACTAAGCGAGCGGGCGGGCCTCGAAGGCGCATGGATTGCGCCCGATGAGCTGGACGACCTCCTCGCCCTCGAACTGGCCCAGCGCCAGAACACCGAATAA